The Heterodontus francisci isolate sHetFra1 chromosome 14, sHetFra1.hap1, whole genome shotgun sequence nucleotide sequence atctggccaaagtggactgggagcagctacttgcaggaaagtctacatcagaccagtgagagtcattcaaaaaggaaacagagagaggtgaagggtaggaccaataagtccagggaaccctggatgtcaagggatatagagaattggatccaaaaaaaaggcttatggcagatcctagaagactgaaaacagcagaggcccagaGCAGTACAGGTGGTGTGtgtggggtacttaaagtaattagaagagccaaaaggggacatgaaaaaacactggcaggcaagataaaggaaagtcccaaggcattttataaatatattaagggcaagaggataaccaggaagagTAGGGCCTATGAAGGACCAAAGTGGCAGTGTGTGTGAAGCTGGAGGacgcaggtgaggttttaaatgattacttttcatctgtgttcactatggaggaggACAATATAGGTGTCGAGATTAGGGAGGAGGATTATGatctacttgaacaaattagcatcaaaagggaggaggttttagtaggcttaaaagtagataaatccccaggcccagatgaaatgtatcccaggctgctatgtgaggcaagggaggagattgcaggggctctgacacaaattttcaaatcctctctggccacacaagtgccaagggactggaggacagcaaatgtggcacCGTTATTCAAAAataatagggataaaccaggtaactacaggccagtgagtctaacatcagtgatagggaaactattggaaaaaattctgagggacaggattaatctccacttggagaggcagggattaatcaaggatagccagcagggctttgtcagggggaagatCACATCTAACATATTTGATTGAATTTTGCGAGGTGGTGAGGTAGGTGTGTAGatgggggtaaagcagttgatgtagtctacatggacttcaataagacttttgattaggtcccacatgggagattggtcaagaaggtaagaaaccatgggatccagggcaatttggcaaattggatccaaaattggcttagtggcaggagacagagagtgatggccgAGGgtggtttttgcaattggaagcttgtaaccagtggcgtaccgcagggatcctTGCTGttcatagtgtacattaatgatttagacgtgaatctaaggaggtacgatcagtaaattcacagatgacaaaagttggtgtcgtaaatagtgaagaggaaagccttagattacaagacgatatatatgggctaagatgggcagagcagtggcaaatgaaatttaatccagagaagtgggaggtgatgtattttgggaggactaacaaggcaagggaatatgcaatggatattaggaccctaggaagtacagagggaccttggtgtacttgttcatagatcactgaaggcagcagcacaggtagataaggtggttaggaaggcatataggatacttgcctttattatccgaagcatagaatataggagcaggcaagttatgatggagctgtataaaacactagttaggccacagctggagtactgtgtacagtctgggtgccacactataggaaggatgtgattgcactgcagagatttatcagaatgttgcctgggctggagcatttcagcctggataggctaggattgttttccttagagcagagaaggcagaggttgggggggggggggacttgattgaggtatataaaattatgaggggcataaatagggtatataggaagaaatgttttcccttaatggaggtgtcaaggaagaaatgttttcccttaatggaggtgtcaataaccagggggcttagatttaagctaaggggcaggaggtttagaggggatgagaggaaaactttttttcagtgagggtggttggaatctggaacactgcctgaaggggtggtagaggcaggaaccctcaacatttaagtagtgtttagatgagcacttgaaacaccatagcagaaaaagctacgggccaagtgctgaaaaatgggattagaatagttggcttGATGACCAGcaaagacacggtgggctgaagggcctggttcCGTGCTGTATAACTGACTCTGAATAGTTACAACTTTGTTGAAGGCGCAAAAGACTGGTGGTATTTAACTCTTCAAAACTTTTTGTATTGGAATTTCTGGCTTGTAAACTGGAACCTGACTATGATCCAATATTTACCTATGCCAAAAACCCCTTACTTTACAGCAAAGGAAACAATAGCAAAACCTAACAGCATTTTCCCCCAAgttttattttattatatacagtaTATGAACAGCTAAAAATTCTTGAGTTTCAACTAGTCTTTATCTAAATTGGATTAAGTTCCTTGTATTGGACATTACTCACTTAAAAAATTGCACAAATGATATGCGTTTATAAATTACAAATTACATAAGAGTCATAAGTAGAATCGCATCTTCATTTAGACGTTACACACTTGGAACTCTTAAAATGTGAGCAGGAAACATTGGAAAACATGTAGCcataaaaaataaaatgaaaaatccAGCCATTTTCAcagaagagatttaaaaaaaattaatgcagCAAATAGAACATGGCAATACATATAACTATGTAGTAGGGAAGAGTCAGTCATGTACCACTTAAACTGGAACCTAAACCCAAGCGATCTGTGTTCAGTAAAAATGTATAGTAATTCTACAATCCAGAACAATTAACAGAACAGGAGATTGTGTTAAGGGATTTGAGTTAGTTTGTAGATGACTTTACAAACATCATTTTATAATTGCTtttcaggtcctgctttttagcGTCTGCATCTTCTGACAGATGATCCTCACCACTGGATTTCACACTGTTCAAAGAATAATCCTTTGATTGACCTTTATTTTCAGAATCATTCAAGCAATCAGCTGCTGAATCTCCAGAAGCACTGATCTGTTGCACTTCTGGCTCCTCTGCCTCTGGCTGCAAAACAGGTGAAAATTTTAGCTTTCTAGTCAACCAACACTTtaaaaatataatttaaaaaaatgATTTGAGTTGCTAAGTAACGAATGAACAAAGCCCTGGACCACGAGTGCCATGAAACCAAGCTTTTTCCATAGATGCCCTGCCGCAATTGCCTACTGCTAAGCAGATGCACCATCTCACCCACATTCACCTTGGCCACGTAGCTAGTTCTTCCCTAACATGAGTTCCCACCGAATACCTCCCTCCCAACAGTGATTCCAGGTCTAGAACCACCTCCAAGTACTTCAATCCATACCCAGTCTGACTGCTCTGGAGCACCAGTTCTTTGACAGCCCTCTAATGAGCACTGGGTAGGATAACAAGGAATCTGGTTGAGGGACAGAGAAAGTAATTGGGGGAAAAAACCATACCATCTCAGACATCAACTAGTTCCTTCACCTTTCCCTAGGTACTGATATACCAAAACACTGATCTAAATAAGCTGACTCCATTTAACTGGACAGGTCATGTTTCAGTAAGTAGCTACAGATCCACATTGGCTTGTGAAGATAAAGGCCCAAAGCCTTGAAGTTAGGCCAGTAAACATTTCAGAGTTAGGCAAGTATAATCTTAAAATACAATGGggcggcacagcggttagcaccacagcctcacagctccagggacccgggttcgattctgggttctccgtgactgcgtgggttttcgctgggtgctccggtttcctcccacagccaaagacttgcaggctgataggtaaatcgaccattgtaaattgcccctagtacaggtaggtggtagggaatatgggattgctgtagggttagtacaaatggatggttgttggtcggcacagactcggtgggccgaagggcttgtttcagtgctgtatctctaaatataaaaatataacATAAAATAGGAATTTTCCTGCAAACTGCACAAAATGTTTTCATAAAGTCAGCATTCACACAAATCTAAGCTGAACCAGTAAGAGAAATCTTCCATTTTCATTTTAAATTCAAAGAAATTGAATACAATCTAGGTGCTTATATCATGCTGCTGACTCCATTTTGTGCCATTATAATTCAGTTTTGAGAGCACCCAACCTTTGTATTTCTGTACAGTCAATCTCAGGTGTCATGGTAGGGGTAAACTCAGACATATCATGTAAATCAAAGTAGAAGGGAGCAGTTTTCTCTCTCCACCACCACATTCCCAACCCTGATGCAGGTTGATGTGCCACGTCGAGTGGGCAGCTCTTTGGCACCTCCAAGAGCATTAGATCATGAAAGACACCAGAGCTAAATTTTCCCCTTCCTTAGCCCAgggtaaaggcctgttacccgacccgaacccgatgacatgtgtcgggttggaGTCGGGTCAGATACACAGTATTAATTAGACTTGAAAGGTTGttcaaaaagatgaagattggagccacgaagtcagtgattctttggtcgagttaaacagaaacccatagaGTTGTGCCACACTACCAGTATCtgcattgcttaaaataaacacagcaattgcccaaaggctcagaaaatattatacattacctagactcctgctttacaggctgaaatatttgctgcaagtttatccagtgagcagctgagatgcagagaccaaggTGGTCTTGAgtgattataaaatatacagtatttatataaaatatAAAATCACCGTCAGGACTCTAGTCAACACAGTACAGTtttgtatgtgtgtagactagagtcccgACAGTGATTTTatattttatataaatactgtatattttataatcaatcactcaggaccttcctgatctcggcatctcagctgctcactggataaacttgcagcaagtatttcaacctgtaaagcaggagtctaagtaatgtataatgatattttgagcctttgggcaattgctgtgttaATTTTAAGCAatgcagatactggtacagtgtggcacaacttgtctgggcacaactccatgggtttctgtttaactcatgaccaaagaatcactgactttgtggctccaatcttcatctcgtTAAACAACCTTTTAAGCCCAATTATAGTTTTTGCTGCTTATCTGCAAAAACTGAAAGTAAAAAATGGATTCGGAAtctgaaggtaggtaaagtgaacattccggtggtcgggctcaggttgggtgtgggaaaaaaatggaaggactctggccaggtggggctcgggtccgatgtggttctgccgggtttgggttgggtttttttttccctgacctgagcaggcattTAGCCCAGGGCTATCCCTCATATCAGAGCCAAGATCAGCTAACATTGAAAACCAAAGGTCAAACTTCAGACCTTTTTGATTGTGTATTCTTCAAAAACTCAGACAGCACATTCTATCCACTAAACCAGAGAAacctttgcttttttttaaaaaaaagagcacCTTGGGAACGATTTTGCTACTATGTTTTATCAGTATAAACAAGATAGCAGTGACGCAAAATCAAAAAACTACCCACGCCAACTTCCTGCTCACGGTGCCTTTTGAGCAGGCCTCCATTTAGGCAGCCAATGTTCCTGCCAGAAATAGGCAAGAACCTCATTATGCCACATAAGTTGGGGTCCTGTGACAATGTTAATTTCCCAATGCCATTTTGATAAAGGATGCCAAGTGCTGGACCCACCTACAAGCAGCAGCAATCTCTAAATTGTTTCTGAAAACATACCTGGCAAAAAAAAACACTTAGATGGCACTTTTTGCACTTCAGGAGGAGTTATCGCCTCCCTGTTCCTCACTCAATCGTTTCTCGTATTCCCCATCAACCCGATTAATTCCAGGGTgggggagttccagatttctaccaccctttgttgaTAAAGTGCTTCCCAATTTCACTATTTAATGGCCTCACTAATTTTAAGATCCTATCCCTTGTCCCATTGTTCTAGATTGCACCCTCCCCCGCCACAACCACCAGAGGGTTGGGTTATGGAGAAAGACAAACAAGGTTTTGAAAACAGATTGATGCTTCTGGGAACATGATGTCCATTACCTCACTGAAGCCTAATCCACAGTGTCGTCTGTTCCTTCCTGACAGCTGACTGTCCAAGCTCTGATGAAACTGATGCTCCAGCTCCTCATTTATTTTCTTATCTTCATCACCTAAAAAGCAAAACCTTCACTCCAAGTCTCCATATCAGCAATTCCTTGAATTGATTTAGAAAAATTACTTTTATGGCAGAATTATGACAAGTccaagttaaaaaaaaatcactgcagtCTTGGTGTtggctctctcccccccacctccataAGATGGGTTAAAAACATCTTAGTACTTTTTAATGACCACTGGGATACAGCAATTTTAAGAATGCTTCAAAAGCACCAAAGCCATCCACATATACATTGTATAAAGTCTTTTTATTTAAAATTAGCTTCAAAATATTTTGTATAATTCTTTACCAAACCCTGAATATCCAACATATAAAGTTCACCATTGACCACTACCAATTATAATGCTAAGTCATCCTCAAAATGAATCCATACatatccaccactctccctctccaAACAGAAATCTGGAAAATTTCTGCCATTTTATTATGCACAGTACAAATAAACATTAGCAGGTATGGCAGCCTTGgggttatggtactggactagcaacTCAGGTagaaagttcaaattccaccatggcaagaTGTGAAACTGAATGAATCTTTTGTTTTTAAATTGAGGATTTAATTATTCTGAAAATGCACCCTTTGAAACTAAAAAAATCACTTCAGCAAGAAAATTGGCATTGTTCTCCATCACACTTCATAAAAACTGATTTGTAAGGTTCTTATGCAAATCTATTTATACAAAACCAGATTTGCATTTCTAAGCATTTGAAACAAATTTGGGGATACTGAAAGATCCTTTGACTGGCCACAAAATATATTtgttttaaaaagtacttggattaaGCCTTGGAGAAGGAATCAAATGGTGGCGCGTGTGGACAAAGAAAGGCTGACTTTGAGAAAGTAGCTGCAGGAATTGTGCGCATACAAATGTATGCATGTGGGGACAATGTtcgagcaagccaatgatacaatGAAATTCCCTTCTTTCACTCACCTGTCCTGAACAGCGAGGTTGATTTGTGGTCTCCTGGATGTGGACGTCCAGTATGATCTTTCTAAAGAGAAAAACAGGCATTGTATTTTATATCAAAAAGAGTTGGGCAGAATAACTCAAGAAAGTTTTAGCATTGTACACACTAACCTACAATGCAGTGTCAGATTTTATTATACCAGTTACACACGAAACCCACAGCTCCCTATGAAACAATCTTTAGACATTACAAAAGGACATCCAAATTGGTCCACTCATACTCTATCCTCATGGTAAAGTTAACAATTATTTCAAATGCTGGCAGTTTGGAATggcagtgttacatttgccacaGGACGAGTCACCTTGTACACTGACTTAACTTGGTTTTGACTGGGATCAGGAGTGAAACACAGTTTATGGACACAATTGAAGCAGTTACTGATTGTTGTGGTCTTATATATTGCTCAACTAATATTTCAATTAAAGAGTTCCAGATAAGGGTAGTATCCCAATTATAACTTTTGTAAGCTGAATTTGATAATTACATGCCAGAATTATGTAACTGATTTTAGTGAATATTAAATATTGTACTAGATTAGTATTGCCAGATAGCATCGAAGGTTTCAGGTGATTTAAATCCAAATGTTACAAATTACATTTCAGAAACTTGTAGCAAATGTGATAACATGTTTTAATACCAGCTTTATCCTTTAAAAACCTTCTGGTCCTTAAGCTTTCCTTTCAAATACACATTAGTCAAGGACTTTTCTTCCCCAGTTTATGCCCATTTCCCTGCTGGATTGTTCTTTCTCTTGATGATCCTTGCACAGTAATATTTGCCTATGACATACCTATAACCAAAGATGTAGCGTTTCAATCTTGAGTACTGCATTCTGAAGTGAACATGATCCTTTGACCCAAGTACTGTTTGTGATTCCTCCTTAAACTTGAACCTCTCCTGAAGAGCTTTAGGGTCAAGGTATGTCTGTTTGAAACCCACTAAGAACCGATCAGAAGGGCATTTTCATGAAAAGCATACTGCTGCTGATGCCAAAATCTCCACTCAGGTTTGATCCTAAAAGCAACATAAACAGCCCCCAGTTTCctgattgattttttaaaaagctcTGAAAGGAATCAGAGTCAACCAGACATGAAGGTTTGGGGTTTGGAACAATTGAGAAACATAACTAAGCAGGATAACGAACATGGGGGAAACTGAATTCCATTCCAAAAAAGCCAACATCTGCACAAGCCAAGTCTGCTTCAAAGGCAGAGGCTGCTAACAGTTTATCAAGTGTGCCTTACCGACAAAGATTTGAGCCCTTCTACTACCCTTAAGGTATACTGTACATCTTACTGAGCTTTTCTGCAAGGATGCAGGGTGCAAGAGCTCTACTGAGCTTTTCAGATCTAGGATTGTTTTAGGGAGATGGTTTTAAAATTTGCAATTTGGATTGATCCTAAATTAGCAAGTACTGAAGGCTACCCTAAGAGGTGGAACAACCACTGTCCATGTTTACCAGCAAGAATGCAGTTAGGGGTGGAATATAAATGTGCATTCAGCAGTCCAAGTTTAGCCAGGAAGGAGTCCTATGCTTGCATGTTTGGACTTGTCCAGAGCTCTCTATTCCCCCACAGACTCATTTTCAAATTTAGAAAATTGCAGAGAAGCGTGTCCactttctccaaacactgaaagttTATTAAATAGCCAGCTGTGCCGTCATTGCTTGAAGTAGACATTGCCTAGAATAAACTCAAAGCTGTATGGATTGGCTTTCTGCAGGTATCACAGTATAACTTTAGCACATTCAGGTGGTCAGATCAGGGCCTGACCAAGTCGTACTGTCACTTCTCATTGATATGCAAATTAACTCTGTGCTGAGATGAAAACTGCACTATATCACATCCAAGCGAGTAGGATACCATACAAAATCTTAACTGAGTTCAGAGGGCTGAATATTACATTTAACTTTCTCAATCAGAGATTGTGTTGTGTTGAAGAATAGACGGCTTTGCCCTGTTCAAGAATGGGATGACTGGTCTGCATCAGAGAAATAATCTGCTGGTCCTTTGCCCAATCTCTAACGAGATCACAATTGTTACCCAATTGTAAAGAACTGACAAGGATTGCTGGAGTCACTAGCACCAAAGTAGATGGACAGTCAGTAGTATGTGCATCAATGATGGGTTCAGATAATCTCATCCATGTATTATGACTGAAAGGGATAATTCATATCGCCAATGTATATTTTAAACTGTCCATTAGGCACTAGGTATCAGACTTTGATGGAGTGGGTATGCACGGCACCAAGTCAACAGGAACAGTTCAATGATCTGGAAAAATGGAGTCAAAACAGATGGATCACTTCGAACACAGAAGTTAAGAAATGAAGGAACTAGTATTAAAATGGTGCTCATTTTCTGTTCTAATTTCTTTAGAAGTCATTACCGCCGCCACCACCACCTTGAGGTGCATTGGATCATAACTCATTCCCCAGCTGAAATGTCAGCTGAATAGACTAATCATCAGTCTTTGCTCAATTATATTTAGTGGCTGGGATACACAAGAACGCCCTGGCCATCAAGGTTTCTGCCCAGAAGAAAATGCTTTATTGCTGGCTCAATCAAGGTAAGGAACACAATAATTTGGTGAATCAGTAAAATCCTATCCCTATACAGAGTGCTCTGCTCACCTATCAGctgtgctgatctacattggctcccagtccccccCCCATGTGTCAAATTCaatcttctttttctttttcttcttcttttgggcctccttatctcgagagacaatggatacgcgcctggaggtggtcagtggtttgtgaagcagcgcctggagtggctataaaggccaattctggagtgacaggctcttccacaggtgctgcagagaaatttgtttgttggggctgttgcacagttggctctccccttgcgcctctgtcttttttcctgccaactactaagtctcttcgactcgccacaatttagccctgtctttatggctgcccgccagctctggcgaatgctggcaactgactcccacgacttgtgatcaatgtcacacgatttcatgtcacgtttgcagacgtctttataacggagacatggacggccggtgggtctga carries:
- the c14h11orf58 gene encoding small acidic protein; the encoded protein is MSSADSDKPRQRAQAEQHGAKRPASPNDKGCSTTWESADLGDDERKLKFLRLMGAGKKDHTGRPHPGDHKSTSLFRTGDEDKKINEELEHQFHQSLDSQLSGRNRRHCGLGFSEPEAEEPEVQQISASGDSAADCLNDSENKGQSKDYSLNSVKSSGEDHLSEDADAKKQDLKSNYKMMFVKSSTN